CACCCGCACTTTTGAGGGCAGGATTACCTAAGGGTAGACCGCTGACGGCTCTGAGTTGCTGTTCAAATTGGGAAGTTTCGCAGGCATCCAGGGTGAAGTGCCCGGAGTTGTGAGTGCGGGGAGCAATTTCATTGACCAACACTTTTCCGGCTGGGGTTAAAAATAGCTCAATGCCAAAGACGCCAACCGCTTGCAGGCTATCGAGAAGCGTATGTGCGATCGCTTTCACCTCTTGTTCCACCGTTGGCGTAATTGCCGCAGGCACCAAGACGCGCCGACACACTTGATCGACCTGCTGAGTTTCTACGACTGGGTAAGTCACCACCTCACCAGCAGCAGAACGAGCGGCAATAATCGCTAATTCTCGCTCAAAAGGGACAAATTCTTCTAACAACACTGGCGCATATTTCAGTCGCTGCCAAGTTGACTCTAGGGCGTGACTATCTTTAATAATGAAGGTGCCTTGACCATCGTAGCCGCCGCGTCGGGCTTTTAGAACGACGGGAAAATCCAGGTCTTTAAGGTTCAAGGGGTGAGTGAATGATTTGGGAAGATTGACTTCCTGATTCTCGGCGTCTCCCTCCAGCGTCGTAAAACTGGGAGTTGGCAAGCCGATATCTTCTAAATAGCAGCGCTGATCGTATTTATCTAACAGCGGCGCTAATACTTCCAGCTTAGGGCGAAAGCAGACGCCTTTCTGGACAAGAGAATCTAAAGCGTTCAGGTTAATAAATTCGTTTTCAAAAGTAATGACATCGCAGCGAGACGCTAACTCGGCTGTAGCGGCAGCATCATCAATAGGGGCAAAAACAGTGGAAGATGCGATCGCCACCGCTGGATCTCTCTGATTGGGCGTCTGCACCACCAATTCAATCCCCAACGCCTCCGCTGCACCTGCCATCATCCAGGCTAGCTGTCCGCCCCCAATTACTCCTACACGCTTCATCGACACCCCAAAGACTCACGAGTTGCGATACCAGTTTTAGAATTTACACCAGATGCTTTAATACAGAGTTCTTTTTTTTGCGCCCCATCTAAAATTGCATCGGTGAAGTCGGCACCAGCGATATTGACACCGTCAAATATAGTACGCAACAGGATACTTTCGACCAAAACGGCATCGCTTAAATCCGCGCCGTTGAGTTTTACCTGATCGACCATTGCATTGGTTAAATCTGCCCCGTGTAAATTAGCATTCGTCATCACCGATGCACTAAAAATCGCTCCTTTTAAGTCCGCCCCCTCAAAGTTAGCGAGTTCCATATTGGCATTGGAAAACTCAGCCACTTGCAAAATTTGACCGGAGAAATCTTTGGCTTTCAGTTCGGCATTGCTATAGGACAAGGGAGGCGGGTAGTATCCTGCTTGGGCTGGGAATGCCCAGATAACGAGAACGATTGTTAGTAGGAACGCAGCGAGTTGCCGAAAGATCATAGAAAAGCGTTTCAAAACACGCTATAGAGTTGGCTATCTTTCAGGTTAGTGTATTCTGGAATCCTTCTAGATGCGAACTAGACCCTTAAAATTGTGAGTGAGCGAGGTTTAAGGAAAGCTTATGCCATACTTTTTGGTGACTTGGCTGCTTACAGCGATCGCGCTAATGATTACTGCATACATTGTCCCCGGCTTTACAGTCACAAATTTTCTGGCTGCGCTGGTTGCTGCGATTGTTTTGGGCTTAGTGAATGCAATTGTCAAACCCCTTTTGGTAATTTTGACATTGCCGCTGACGCTCGTGACCCTAGGGTTGTTTCTGTTTGTGATTAACGCCATCACAATTTTGATTGCTGGAGCGATTACTCCCGGTTTTAGTATCGCTGGTTTTGGGCAGGCTTTGATAGGTTCAATCGTTCTGAGTCTAGTGGCTAGTGGGCTAAACTTTTTGTTCAACAGAGAAGCCGAATAAATTAATGGATTTTGGCGTCAAAACCAGCATCAAAACCTAAGTAGCCGCGTGGGGTAATCATCCAATCAGCGTGGGTGCGAGTGCTGCTATTGCCAATGAGTACCGTTGTCAGCATATCAATCGGAGTATCGAGTAATTTCTCAAGTGTAATCAGCGTAATTTGTTCGTCTTCTCGATAAGCTGATTTCACGATCGCTACCGGCGTTTGGCGATCGCGATATTGCAGAAAGATAGTTTGGGCGATCGCGATCTGTTGAGTTCGAGTTTGCGATCGCGGATTATAAAGTGCGGTGACAAAATCTGCTTGCGCGGCAGCTGTCAGGCGCTTTTCAATCACCTCCCAGGGAGTCAGCAAGTCGCTCAAACTAATCGCGCAGAAGTCGTGCATCAAAGGCGCACCCACTCGCGAGGCGGCAGCTTGTAGGGCGGTAATTCCCGGAAACACCTGCACTCCTGGCGTTTTGCCATCCCAGCCTTTGACTTGGAGTTCTTCCATGACTAACCCAGCCATGCCGTAGATGCCGCAATCTCCAGAAGAAACAACCGCTACGGTTAATCCCCAATTCGCTAATTCTATTGCTCGTTCTGCCCGTTGCCGTTCCTGGGTAATCGGTAACGCTTCTACAATCTGTCCTGGGTGCAGCAAAGGAGAAATCAGATCGATATAGAGAGAGTAACCAATGATGGCGTCAGCGCAGGATACGGCGGTTTGAGCCGCTGGAGTCATTTGGTCTAATTTCCCAGGTCCCGTACCTACTAGCAATAAACAGCCTGTGCGACCCGTATATTCTCGTTCGGATTGTGCGATCGCTACCGTCACCGCCCCTGGTTGCCCTTCTAATTTAAAAACTTGTTTTGCCACTTTCAGCGGCGCAATGTCTTCCGCCCCGACAGATGCTGCATGAATCGCTGCGGCTTCTGCGACGCTGGGCGTTCCGACTTCTGCTTCCACAACCGCTGAGGGAGTGGGAACGCTAACGGAACGCAGAATATCAGCCGGGAACGTTCGCAAAGGCAAGTGGCGATCGCGACATAATTCCACTAGCCCAACTTCATCGGCTTTAATGTCGATGGTGGCAATCCCGGCGATCGCTTCTTGGGCTAAGTGATTTTTCTCAAACACCTGCCCAATCGCTGTTTCTATCAATGCTTTCGAGGTTCCTCGTTCGCAGCCGATTCCCACCCACAAGACTCTAGGATGCCACTGGACTGTTGGCAGCCTTGATTCTGAGGAAAATCGTTGCTGGGTGGGGCTAATCCAAATCCTCGCCTGGGATGATTTTGAACGATCGGGTTCCTGGTTAGATTGAACCATCTCTGATTGGCTAGCGAGATATTCTGGAACCCTAAAATCAAATGGATGTTTCTCAGGAAGATGACTTTGCCATAAAGTAGAACCCGCTTCCTGAATGACTTGTACTCGTTCCCCTCTCGCCACTGCTGCACTAACGCCCGTCCAGTCTCCCTCGCCTCGATTCCAGCCAAAAGGAACGCCCAGCATATCCACTGCGGGTAGTCCTAAACCAGCGGAGGCACCCGTCAAGACTGGTGTTGCCCCAATCGTAAGGGCGATCGCTTGTGCCAACCGATCCGCCCCTCCCTGATGACCGCTACATAGACTAATAACAAACTGACTATTTTCATCTACCACGACCACTGCTGGATCGCTGGATTTATCTTGCAATAAGGGTGCAATCAAACGCACCACGGCTCCAGATGCCAAGCAGAAAACAAAGCCCCGATGTGTATTCCACAAGGTCGCTAGGTGGTCTTTGAGGGAACCGCGATAAACTTTGGCTGATGCGATCGCCCTTGTCTCTACAACATCGCTTAGAGACTCTGGAACCCAAAGAGTAGCACCCGTAGATTGACAAAGCGGCTGTAGTTTTTGGGCACCCGTGGGAGTAGTCGCGATCGCGGCTAGTGGCTGAAAATCACCTAACAGTAATACCATCGATTGTCTTGAGTTGTTTTGTGACGATTATTTTGCGCGATCGCAAAGCGTATGTCCAAAGGGCTATGGCACTACTCGCTCTCCGGATTTTACTCTTCTTCGAGGGTTTCTGAGTCGTACTCTTCGTCTAGCTCCTCGACATCTTCATCGTATTCCTCTACAGCTTCTTCGTCTTCGCCGTATTCCTCGTCTTCGTATTCTTCGTCTTCGTCTTCGGCGACGGCTTCTATATCCTCTTCATCTTCGACGTATTCTTCGTCTTCCTCTACAGCTTCTTCATCTTCGTCGTATTCCTCGCCTTCAGATTCTTCGTCTTCGTCTTCGGCGACGGCTTCTATATCCTCTTCGTCTTCGACGTATTCTTCATCTTCGGCGACGGCTTCTTCGTATTCTTCATCCTCGACGTATTCTTCGTCTTCGGCGACAGCTTCTATGTCTTCTTCGTCTTCGACGTATTCTTCATCTTCCTCTTCGACATATTCTTCGTCTTCGGCGACGGCTTCTTCGTACTCTTCCTCGTCACTGCCGATGTCGGCGTCTGAAATATCGAGAGCATCGCCAATCAGCGGGATAATGTCATCCAAAAAGGAGGCGTCATCATCACTCCAAACGCCTCGGCTATAGTCGAGGTCGGTGACGCTGCGAATCGTCCAGCAGTCATCACAATATTCGGGATTGGTCATGTAGTCGTAGGGAATGTAACAGTATCCCTTGTCTCCCCAGTGTGCGCCCCAAGAATTGCGAACCACAAATACCCGATCTTTGTCCGAGTAGCCGACGCACAACATCGCGTGACCGCCTTGAGACTCCTCTCGCTCCGGGTTGGGCATGGGAATCCCCTTATTTCCCTCCCTCATGAACGAATCGAAAAGCTGTAACCCAAAGGCAAACGGATAGCCCTCGGCTAGACAATGCTTCATGGCGTACAAATCCACGTCAATTCGCTCAGCATCGTCGATCAAGAACTGGGTTGCTTCCTCATAAGCTTGGTCGTGGGGACGGTGAAACAATCGCTCTGGGTGATAGGGCCAGGTTAACTCAGAACAAGCGCCCATCTTTCGCAATACCTGGATGCAATTGCGAAGTGTTGCTCCGGCGTCTTCTTCGATTTCTCCGGCGAGCGATCGCGCATTGTAATAAATAAACAACCGGCTTACATCCCCGGCGGTACCGAGTTGGCGCATTGCCAGGTACTCGTAAGCTCCCGCCATCGCATTCCCCGTGCAACTTCCCACGTCCCCCTGATCTTCTACCGGAGTCAGGTAGTGACGCAAATCGACTCTTGGCGGCAGCTTTTCGGCTTGAAATCGATGAGCCTCGTATTTCTTATCGTTCGCATCCTTTGTGTCGGGTCGATAGCCGCCTAATTTCAACTTTTTGCCGGTCGAATGCTGGACGTAAGCAAGTTTGGGCGAATAGCGAAGATTCGACATAAAACAACCTCTTGGGTCAGCTATCGTTTTATCTGCTCATCTATCTAGGGATAGATTTATGCGCTCATTCTAACTGTCCGCCTGATGAGCGTCCAGGGATGGGAAGCGCCAGTGGATGCGATCGCTCGAAAGCCGAAATACACGCTACATTTTGCCCAAATACCAGAAACCCGGCTTCTTCAAGAAGCCGGGTTTTCCTAAGATAAGGACTTTTTACGTTTTTTAGGCGATGAGGAGTCCTGCTTATCCCTTGTCTTAACCTTGACGCCAGGATGTTAAATCTTGGCGCTGGAATCAAGCTGAGGTTGAATTTGACTAACCGAGTCAGCCGCAGGAAGCATAGATTCTAAGGGAGCAAGGTCTTGCGTCGCTACTGTGTTATGCACCGATGCTTGCAGCATTGGCGTGCGGATAATTGAATTATTCGCCAGGGTAAACAACGGGTTAGACAAAATCCCTGCCAAGGATGTCACCACTAACGACACCACTAAAGTCACTTGCAAAGGACGCATTCCCGATATATTCCAGCGAATTTCTGGATAATTCTTCACGGCGTCAGACATTTCTTGGGGTTCTTTTACCACCATCATCTTGACGACACGGATGTAGTAGTAAATCGAGACGACGCTCGTGAGCAACCCTAGTAAGACTAAGCCGTAAACACCCGCCTGCCAACCTGCCCAGAACAGGTAGATTTTTCCGAAGAAGCCAGCCAAGGGCGGAATCCCTCCCAAGGACAGCAGACAAATACTCAAGCACAAGGTCAGAAGCGGGTCTTTTTGATACAGCCCCGCGTATTCGCTAATTTGATCCGTACCCGTTCGCAGGGTGAACAGAATCACGCAGGCGAAGCCTCCCAAGTTCATGAACAGGTAAACCAGCATATAAAACACCATGCTGGCATAACCTTCTTCGGTGCCGGTAATCAAACCGATCATGACGAATCCAGCTTGGGCAATGGAAGAGTAAGCCAGCAGACGTTTCATGCTGGTTTGGGTAAGAGCAACGACGTTACCCAGTATCATGCTCAAGACTGCAAGGGCGGTGAAGACAAAATGCCACTCTTGAGTGACGAGGGGGAAAGCTGTCACCATTAGGCGGATGGCGAGGGCAAATCCAGCGGCTTTTGAACCGACGGAGAGGAAGGCTACAACAGGTGTTGGCGAACCTTCGTAAACGTCGGGTGTCCATTGGTGGAAGGGAACGGCGGCAATTTTGAAGCCAATCCCGGCGATCGCAAAGACTAATGCAATCAGCAGTCCTAAGGATAAGTCAGCGTTCGCGCTGGAAATGCCAGTAGCGATCGCGCTCAACTTCGTTTCTCCTCCCGATAGTCCGTACAGCAGCGAGACACCGTAGAGGAAAATTGCTGTACTCGAAGCGCCAATCAGCAGGTATTTTAACGCTGCTTCATTGGAACGGGGGTCGCGCTTCATGTATCCCGTCATCAGGTAGGACGAGATACTGAGGGTTTCTAAGGCGACAAAAATCGTCACCAACTCATCTGCACCACACAGAATCATTCCCCCAATGGTGGCGCTGAGCATAATCCCAATAAATTCTGCCAGGGAGGTGCCGCTTTGCTCTACGTAGCGGATCGACATCAAAATGGTGACGGCGGTAGACAAGGCAACGATGCCGCGAAAGACGACGCTCATGGCATCGCCGTTGAAGCTACCCAAGAAGCCGATGGTGTTCGTGTTCCCCCATTGATAGTACAAGGCGACGATAGAGGCGAGTAGACCCGCGATCGCGATATAGGGGGTGAAGCGCGAGGACGACCGTCCGATAATCAAGTCAACGACGAGAACTGCCAAAAGGGTGACAATTAAAATCCCCTCAGGCCAGATTGTCCCAACATTCAACTGGGCTGCAAGTTCAGCAAAACTCATGAGATATATAGTTTTGGGTATTTAGGCAGAGAGACTGAGACTCTTAATATTATTTAATTTTATGGCGTTCGGGGTTGCTTGGATTATTGATGAGGGCGATCGCTTTTGGCGTCATGAACCCCAAAGACGCTAAGAACAAGGAAAAAAGGCAGGAAAGAGGCGAACTGACTTGTCAGCGCAACGCGCGATCGCGCTGTCGCTAAAATCTCAGTATGGCGATCGCGTGTCTTCGATTCTGTAACGATGACGCCATTGATTTTTTCGAGATTCTGCAAGGGCAAAAACCGATGGTACAGTCTTCTTGGGCTACTGTAACTGATGAAGAATTGATGCTCATCAGTTCTAAAAATCCAGATTTACAATTTGAGCGGAACGCTGACGGGTCATTGGTAATTATGCCGCCAACTGGAGGAATTTCTGGGAATCGAGAACTCAAAGCAGGAGCCTATCTGCTGAATTGGGTGGAAACTCACGATTTAGGAGATGTTTTTGGTCCCAGTACGGGGTTCAAGTTAGCAAATACAGCGATTAAATCGCCGGATGCTGCTTTTGTTGCTAAAGGACGCTTGGCAGAAGATTGGGATCGGCAAGAAGATAGGTTTTTAAATTTGGCTCCCGATTTTGTTATCGAAATTCGTTCTAAATCTGATAGTTTAGAAACGCTCCAGGCAAAGATGCGCGAGTATATCGATAACGGAGTACGTTTGGGATGGTTGTTTGACCGTCAAAATCAGCAAGCTTGGGTGTATCGTCCAGATGGCTCAGTTACCCAATATCCCGCTACAGCGGTTTTGAGTGGTGAGGATGTGGTGCCTGGATTTACGTTACCTGTGCGGAGTTTGCTGTAAGCGCGATCGCGTTTAGAGACATGAACCCCCAAGAAGCAAAACCCACATTTTGTAGAGAAGCGATTTCTCGCATCTGGAGAGGGTTTTAGGTTTGTACAGAAAATTCTTCAGGCTCGATTCCCCAATTCACCCAGCGAATTGCTTCACGCGCCGATTTCATATTAGGCGGAACGCGCAAGGCGTGAATGTGTCCGGTACTGGGGCAAGTCATTTTTAATAAATATATTGGCTCTACATCGAGCTTATTATCTATTTTTAATAAGGTATATTCTTGCCAAGAATCTAATTTAGTTGCTTGTAATTCTTGGCAGATTCGACTATAGCCAATTCCCTGAATTAATACTTGCCTCAGCTCAGCGTTGTCTTCTTCTAAAAGCCATTGCGCCTGCAACTGACTTGGGTGCAGTTTGCCGTATTCTTCTGGTAATGTTGCGCCGTGATAGGAGTAAAAATTATATCCATCAGCAAATTGGATTGCCGGTTCTCCTTCGGCATGGAGGCGATTTTGGCTATCGAAAGAGATTTTTATCGGGCGTTCGCTGACTATATTTTGTGTATCAAAGTAGCGCCAAGTCCATCCTGCAAACTGCTGTAACTGCCAATAGGCTTGTCTTTGGGTGTCTCGATCAATGCCATTCAAGGCAGCAATAGACTTAACCGTTTCCCTCGCTGATTCAAATTGAGAAGTTACAACTAAAATATCAATCTTTTCTGTAATTGGGCAGGTTTTCTGTAACAAGTTAACCGGATAATTCAAGAAATTAAGTTGGAGTAAAGTATATTCCTCCCAAGAATCTAATTCTGTAGCTCGTAAGTCTTGTAAAAATCCACTAGCGTCCTTGATTATTACTTCCTTTGATTCCGAATAAGTCTCTTCTAAAAAGGATTCGGTTCTCATAGAGAATTGGATGGGACCTTCCACGCGATCGCGTCCGTTGGATTTAGCCTTATCTGTCTCAATATCCGTTGCTTTAATTAATTCCTGCCAGTTTAATTCAGGCTCTGGAAAGCAAACTGCTACTCCCGCAGAGACAGTGCAACGATGAATGTAGTAATTCGGGTCTACGTATAGTAGCTTAGCTCCTTCCCTAAGTTGCTCGGCTAGTCGCCTACAATCTTCTAGGGAAGTTTCTGGCAAAATTACTGCAAATTCATCACCTCCTTTGCGGCAGGCTATCGCTGAGTTAGGAATATTTCTTTGTAAGAAGCTCCCCAATTCTTGCAGGAAGAAATTGCCTATTGAGAAACCAACCAAATTGTTGTACCTTTGAAACCAATCGATATTTAGCAGAATTAGACCTAATAATTGCTGACTTCTTTCTCGACACCCCTGCCATTGCAAGAATGCAAACATATAACGCTGATTAAATAAACCTGTGAGCGGGTCACGAAATATTTGGTTAAATTGCAAATCATCAATCAGGAGCTGGTTCATTTATTCGGTGTACGCTGCT
The window above is part of the Coleofasciculus sp. FACHB-T130 genome. Proteins encoded here:
- a CDS encoding phage holin family protein, which encodes MPYFLVTWLLTAIALMITAYIVPGFTVTNFLAALVAAIVLGLVNAIVKPLLVILTLPLTLVTLGLFLFVINAITILIAGAITPGFSIAGFGQALIGSIVLSLVASGLNFLFNREAE
- a CDS encoding Uma2 family endonuclease, yielding MVQSSWATVTDEELMLISSKNPDLQFERNADGSLVIMPPTGGISGNRELKAGAYLLNWVETHDLGDVFGPSTGFKLANTAIKSPDAAFVAKGRLAEDWDRQEDRFLNLAPDFVIEIRSKSDSLETLQAKMREYIDNGVRLGWLFDRQNQQAWVYRPDGSVTQYPATAVLSGEDVVPGFTLPVRSLL
- the cobJ gene encoding precorrin-3B C(17)-methyltransferase, producing the protein MVLLLGDFQPLAAIATTPTGAQKLQPLCQSTGATLWVPESLSDVVETRAIASAKVYRGSLKDHLATLWNTHRGFVFCLASGAVVRLIAPLLQDKSSDPAVVVVDENSQFVISLCSGHQGGADRLAQAIALTIGATPVLTGASAGLGLPAVDMLGVPFGWNRGEGDWTGVSAAVARGERVQVIQEAGSTLWQSHLPEKHPFDFRVPEYLASQSEMVQSNQEPDRSKSSQARIWISPTQQRFSSESRLPTVQWHPRVLWVGIGCERGTSKALIETAIGQVFEKNHLAQEAIAGIATIDIKADEVGLVELCRDRHLPLRTFPADILRSVSVPTPSAVVEAEVGTPSVAEAAAIHAASVGAEDIAPLKVAKQVFKLEGQPGAVTVAIAQSEREYTGRTGCLLLVGTGPGKLDQMTPAAQTAVSCADAIIGYSLYIDLISPLLHPGQIVEALPITQERQRAERAIELANWGLTVAVVSSGDCGIYGMAGLVMEELQVKGWDGKTPGVQVFPGITALQAAASRVGAPLMHDFCAISLSDLLTPWEVIEKRLTAAAQADFVTALYNPRSQTRTQQIAIAQTIFLQYRDRQTPVAIVKSAYREDEQITLITLEKLLDTPIDMLTTVLIGNSSTRTHADWMITPRGYLGFDAGFDAKIH
- a CDS encoding 5-(carboxyamino)imidazole ribonucleotide synthase; its protein translation is MKRVGVIGGGQLAWMMAGAAEALGIELVVQTPNQRDPAVAIASSTVFAPIDDAAATAELASRCDVITFENEFINLNALDSLVQKGVCFRPKLEVLAPLLDKYDQRCYLEDIGLPTPSFTTLEGDAENQEVNLPKSFTHPLNLKDLDFPVVLKARRGGYDGQGTFIIKDSHALESTWQRLKYAPVLLEEFVPFERELAIIAARSAAGEVVTYPVVETQQVDQVCRRVLVPAAITPTVEQEVKAIAHTLLDSLQAVGVFGIELFLTPAGKVLVNEIAPRTHNSGHFTLDACETSQFEQQLRAVSGLPLGNPALKSAGAVMVNLLGYEHSQSDYLAKRQQLTQLPHTHVHWYGKTESRPGRKLGHVTVLLETADRSEAEAIAQTIESIWY
- a CDS encoding C1 family peptidase encodes the protein MSNLRYSPKLAYVQHSTGKKLKLGGYRPDTKDANDKKYEAHRFQAEKLPPRVDLRHYLTPVEDQGDVGSCTGNAMAGAYEYLAMRQLGTAGDVSRLFIYYNARSLAGEIEEDAGATLRNCIQVLRKMGACSELTWPYHPERLFHRPHDQAYEEATQFLIDDAERIDVDLYAMKHCLAEGYPFAFGLQLFDSFMREGNKGIPMPNPEREESQGGHAMLCVGYSDKDRVFVVRNSWGAHWGDKGYCYIPYDYMTNPEYCDDCWTIRSVTDLDYSRGVWSDDDASFLDDIIPLIGDALDISDADIGSDEEEYEEAVAEDEEYVEEEDEEYVEDEEDIEAVAEDEEYVEDEEYEEAVAEDEEYVEDEEDIEAVAEDEDEESEGEEYDEDEEAVEEDEEYVEDEEDIEAVAEDEDEEYEDEEYGEDEEAVEEYDEDVEELDEEYDSETLEEE
- a CDS encoding pentapeptide repeat-containing protein gives rise to the protein MIFRQLAAFLLTIVLVIWAFPAQAGYYPPPLSYSNAELKAKDFSGQILQVAEFSNANMELANFEGADLKGAIFSASVMTNANLHGADLTNAMVDQVKLNGADLSDAVLVESILLRTIFDGVNIAGADFTDAILDGAQKKELCIKASGVNSKTGIATRESLGCR
- a CDS encoding GGDEF domain-containing protein, producing the protein MNQLLIDDLQFNQIFRDPLTGLFNQRYMFAFLQWQGCRERSQQLLGLILLNIDWFQRYNNLVGFSIGNFFLQELGSFLQRNIPNSAIACRKGGDEFAVILPETSLEDCRRLAEQLREGAKLLYVDPNYYIHRCTVSAGVAVCFPEPELNWQELIKATDIETDKAKSNGRDRVEGPIQFSMRTESFLEETYSESKEVIIKDASGFLQDLRATELDSWEEYTLLQLNFLNYPVNLLQKTCPITEKIDILVVTSQFESARETVKSIAALNGIDRDTQRQAYWQLQQFAGWTWRYFDTQNIVSERPIKISFDSQNRLHAEGEPAIQFADGYNFYSYHGATLPEEYGKLHPSQLQAQWLLEEDNAELRQVLIQGIGYSRICQELQATKLDSWQEYTLLKIDNKLDVEPIYLLKMTCPSTGHIHALRVPPNMKSAREAIRWVNWGIEPEEFSVQT
- a CDS encoding NAD(P)H-quinone oxidoreductase subunit N → MSFAELAAQLNVGTIWPEGILIVTLLAVLVVDLIIGRSSSRFTPYIAIAGLLASIVALYYQWGNTNTIGFLGSFNGDAMSVVFRGIVALSTAVTILMSIRYVEQSGTSLAEFIGIMLSATIGGMILCGADELVTIFVALETLSISSYLMTGYMKRDPRSNEAALKYLLIGASSTAIFLYGVSLLYGLSGGETKLSAIATGISSANADLSLGLLIALVFAIAGIGFKIAAVPFHQWTPDVYEGSPTPVVAFLSVGSKAAGFALAIRLMVTAFPLVTQEWHFVFTALAVLSMILGNVVALTQTSMKRLLAYSSIAQAGFVMIGLITGTEEGYASMVFYMLVYLFMNLGGFACVILFTLRTGTDQISEYAGLYQKDPLLTLCLSICLLSLGGIPPLAGFFGKIYLFWAGWQAGVYGLVLLGLLTSVVSIYYYIRVVKMMVVKEPQEMSDAVKNYPEIRWNISGMRPLQVTLVVSLVVTSLAGILSNPLFTLANNSIIRTPMLQASVHNTVATQDLAPLESMLPAADSVSQIQPQLDSSAKI